The DNA sequence GTGCCGGAAATCCGAACGTCGCTGCGTCGCCCGCAACCGATCCGGCCGCTCGATCGCGGCAGCCGGCAGCGCCCCTCTGTCCTTGACAATTCCGGCCCCCAAGCCTATGCTGCAATGCAACAATGCTGCACTGCACCAACACGGGGTGGTGGCATTTCGATGGAGATGACGATCATGCAAAACCAGATGTTCGACGCCTATAATGAAATGGCTCAGGGTAGCTACGACGCCCTGCGCAGGCTGGGCGAAATCAACATGCGTGCCGGCGAACGCCTCCTGCAGCAGCAGCTGGACCTGACCCATTCGATGCTGGAAGCCAGCACCAAGGGTATGGAACTGATGACCAAGGCGAAGGGCTATCAGGAACTGATGGCGGGTCAGGCCAAGCTGGCCCAGGACTACGGCCAGGAGTGCCTGAAGGGCTACCGCAGCGCGGTCGATGTGCTGACCGAAGCCCGCGACGCGGCCGCCGAGGTGATGGATCAGCAGGCACAGGCCGCCAGCAAGAACCTGCAGGCCGCCGGCGAAACCCTGAAGAAGGCGACGGCCAAGCCAGCCGCCTGAACGCAAACCATACGGCCCGGCACTGCGGTGGCGAGGCCTCAACGGCCCGCACCGGCAGCTTCGCCGGGCCTTTACGGAGGATGCATGGCAGCACGAATAGCGTTGGTCACCGGGGGCATCGGGGGCATCGGGTCCGCGATCTGCAGGGAACTGGCCGCGAAGGGATTCCGCGTCGTCGCGGGCTACTATCCCGCCGAGAAGGATCTGGCCGAACAATGGCTGCAGAAACAGCGCTCCGAGGGCCTGGAGTTCGAGATCGCTTCGGGAGACGTTTCGTCCTTTGAAGACTCGCAGCAGATGGTCCGGGATATCGAAAGCCGCGTGGGCCCGATCGACGTGCTGATCAACTGCGCCGGAATCACCCGCGACAAGACCTTCCGCAAGATGGAGCCCGACCAGTGG is a window from the Thioalkalivibrio paradoxus ARh 1 genome containing:
- a CDS encoding phasin family protein — encoded protein: MEMTIMQNQMFDAYNEMAQGSYDALRRLGEINMRAGERLLQQQLDLTHSMLEASTKGMELMTKAKGYQELMAGQAKLAQDYGQECLKGYRSAVDVLTEARDAAAEVMDQQAQAASKNLQAAGETLKKATAKPAA